From a single Scomber japonicus isolate fScoJap1 chromosome 12, fScoJap1.pri, whole genome shotgun sequence genomic region:
- the plvapa gene encoding plasmalemma vesicle associated protein a, translating into MYSSAYSQVSKCGSAAQKMQYRSKGKSCGYYMRIVFFFSSLIQSLIIVSLVLFLVYGKSQDSASSSRIQDLEESFSRLSIENVALRHQRKNLTNLLNVTTTAKTKVEWDLKKMREISNMSYIIISDLVFKNTQCTDSLNMCRLTSGTCTNPIRIVPDNFNCEVLRERLLYVESNYTRTIGMMRGEIDQISKTRDTLNLEVIRLRRDKSAYEHELLLLRETCKADFIKSLKGIHNVTDAFLKKIDSLFPMHIAFQLTCQHQREHLEQIRSNCTSLSRDVSTTFQRYLDSLGTEVTDIRANCSRFKAENGRLNQDYRTCSHDLTNLIKANTQNLEKLRKKYDDEKEKILVEKLHLVQEMDVMQHKVNYKTKEVEHLTEQIKQLNMSCMFKVRKCCDCLTTLNYKSHCMQWSVYICVSKQVFLCTILSIVVNDILHLSSIKRHSYRGQSSPSWNYNTGGSSSASSSSLGHSSRTGLGTGSSYSSPGSGLNKPASTGQGSSSYGSTGSNPGSSYGTAYNKPASTGLGSSSYGSAGSIPSHSSVGSGVSKPGSTGIGSSSYGSTSLNKPATSGRNTATFGSTGSSPNLSSGGSGLNKPGSTGLGSSSIGSVGSSPNLSSGGIGSNKPTSNAKPSTSLFGGFGFGNSNTGQSKPGSGTGRGTSGGTGSSFGAGRTIGGGSNIYGQHLQELGRIINPEVPQEKQSIASIMG; encoded by the exons ATGTACAGCAGTGCCTACTCCCAGGTCTCTAAGTGCGGCTCAGCGGCCCAAAAGATGCAGTACCGCTCAAAGGGCAAGAGCTGCGGCTACTACATGCGcattgtcttcttcttctcttcgcTCATTCAGTCTCTCATCATAGTCAGCCTTGTGCTCTTTCTGGTCTATGGTAAGAGCCAGGACTCAGCTTCCTCATCGCGTATACAGGACCTGGAGGAGAGCTTCAGCCGGCTGTCCATAGAGAATGTTGCCCTCAGACATCAGAGGAAGAACCTGACTAACTTACTCAATGTCACTACAACTGCGAAGACCAAAGTCGAGTGGGACCTGAAAAAAATGAGGGAGATTTCCAACATGTCATATATCATCATTAGCGATCTCGTGTTTAAGAAC ACACAGTGCACAGACAGTTTGAATATGTGTAGGTTAACCTCAGGGACGTGCACAAATCCTATAA gaatTGTTCCAGACAACTTTAACTGCGAGGTGCTCAGGGAACGGCTTCTGTATGTGGAGTCCAACTACACACGAACAATTGGGATGATGAGGGGGGAAATAGACCAGATCAGCAAAACCAGGGACACCCTTAACTTGGAGGTCATCCGTCTGAGGAGGGACAAATCTGCATATGAACACGAGTTGCTGCTCTTGAGAGAAACATGCAAAGCAGACTTTATCAAGTCCTTGAAGGGTATCCACAATGTCACCGACGCTTTCCTAAAGAAGATAGATTCCCTCTTCCCTATGCACATTGCCTTCCAGCTCACCTGCCAGCACCAGAGGGAACACCTGGAGCAGATCCGCTCTAATTGCACCAGTCTGTCCAGAGATGTGTCGACCACGTTCCAGCGCTACCTGGACAGTCTGGGGACAGAGGTGACAGATATCCGGGCCAATTGCAGCAGATTTAAGGCAGAGAACGGTCGACTGAATCAGGACTACCGCACGTGCAGCCATGACCTCACAAATCTGATCAAGGCGAACACACAGAATCTTGAGAAGCTTCGGAAGAAATATGACGACGAGAAGGAGAAGATCCTGGTTGAAAAGCTACATCTTGTTCAAGAAATGGATGTCATGCAACACAAAGTCAACTATAAGACTAAAGAGGTTGAACACCTTACGGAGCAAATCAAGCAGCTCAACATGTCCTGCATGTTTAAGGTAAGAAAATGCTGTGACTGCTTAACTACACTTAACTACAAATCACACTGCATGCAATGGTCTGTATACATTTGTGTCAGCAAACAGGTATTTTTATGCACAATCCTTTCTATTGTTGTCAATGATATACTCCATCTCAGCAGTATTAAAAGACATAGCTAT cGAGGCCAAAGCAGTCCGTCATGGAACTACAATACTGGGGGATCCAGCTCTGCCTCATCCAGCTCTTTGGGTCATTCTAGTAGGACAGGGTTAGGGACAGGTTCGAGCTATAGCTCACCCGGGTCAGGACTAAATAAGCCAGCATCAACTGGGCAAGGCTCTTCAAGTTATGGATCAACTGGATCAAATCCGGGCAGTTCATATGGGACAGCATACAATAAACCAGCATCGACTGGACTAGGCTCCTCAAGTTATGGATCAGCCGGGTCAATTCCAAGCCATAGCTCAGTTGGGTCAGGAGTCAGTAAACCAGGATCAACTGGAATAGGATCATCAAGCTATGGATCAACTAGTTTAAATAAACCAGCAACGAGTGGTAGAAACACAGCAACCTTTGGGTCCACCGGATCAAGTCCAAACCTTAGCTCAGGTGGGTCAGGGTTAAATAAACCAGGATCAACTGGACTAGGCTCCTCAAGCATTGGTTCAGTTGGGTCTAGTCCAAACCTTAGCTCAGGTGGGATAGGCTCAAATAAGCCAACATCAAATGCAAAACCCTCAACAAGCTTATTCGGGGGTTTCGGATTCGGCAACAGTAACACAGGACAAAGTAAGCCAGGAAGTGGAACAGGGAGAGGAACATCAGGTGGAACTGGATCTTCATTTGGTGCTGGAAGGACGATTGGAGGTGGCTCAA ACATCTACGGTCAGCATCTTCAAGAACTGGGCCGCATCATTAACCCCGAAGTCCCACA gGAGAAACAGAGTATTGCCAGTATAATGGGTTAG